The following coding sequences lie in one Leucobacter allii genomic window:
- a CDS encoding 4-hydroxy-3-methylbut-2-enyl diphosphate reductase, which translates to MPRLRRQEGRLRDLPVDGEKKVLLAAPRGYCAGVDRAVVAVERALARYGAPVYVRKQIVHNVHVVRTLENLGAVFVEEVDEVPEGAHVVFSAHGVSPAVVRAAAERGLHAIDATCPLVTKVHREAVRFARQGRRILLIGHTGHEEVEGTAGEAPEHVTIVNSPDDVDGLEVEDPANLVWLSQTTLSVDETMETVRRLRERFPELQDPPSDDICYATQNRQVAIKRIAPQADLVLVVGSANSSNSVRLGEVALEYGARAAHRIDDASEVRQEWLDGVRTIGVTSGASVPEVLVQELLDDLADAGYADVEATVTAEEDLVFSLPKELREDAAGNRDARALGGRGR; encoded by the coding sequence ATGCCGCGGCTGCGCCGCCAGGAGGGCCGCCTGCGCGACCTGCCGGTCGACGGGGAGAAGAAGGTGCTGCTCGCGGCCCCCCGCGGCTACTGCGCCGGCGTCGATCGCGCCGTCGTGGCGGTGGAGCGCGCGCTCGCACGCTACGGCGCCCCCGTCTACGTGCGCAAGCAGATCGTGCACAACGTGCACGTCGTGCGCACCCTGGAAAACCTCGGCGCCGTCTTCGTGGAGGAGGTCGACGAGGTGCCGGAGGGCGCGCACGTCGTGTTCTCGGCGCACGGCGTGTCTCCCGCCGTCGTGCGTGCCGCGGCGGAGCGCGGGCTGCACGCGATCGACGCGACCTGCCCGCTCGTCACCAAGGTGCATCGCGAGGCGGTGCGCTTCGCGCGCCAGGGCCGCCGCATCCTGCTCATCGGCCACACCGGGCACGAGGAGGTGGAGGGCACCGCCGGGGAGGCCCCCGAGCACGTCACGATCGTGAACTCGCCGGACGACGTCGACGGGCTTGAGGTCGAGGACCCGGCGAATCTCGTCTGGCTGTCGCAGACGACGCTCTCGGTCGACGAGACCATGGAGACCGTGCGGCGCCTGCGCGAGCGCTTCCCCGAACTGCAGGATCCGCCGAGCGACGACATCTGCTACGCGACGCAGAACCGGCAGGTCGCGATCAAACGGATCGCGCCGCAGGCCGATCTCGTGCTCGTCGTCGGCTCGGCGAACTCCTCGAACTCCGTGCGGCTCGGAGAGGTCGCGCTCGAGTACGGCGCGCGAGCCGCCCACCGCATCGACGATGCGAGCGAGGTGCGCCAGGAATGGCTCGACGGCGTGCGCACCATCGGGGTCACGAGCGGCGCATCGGTGCCCGAGGTGCTCGTCCAGGAGCTGCTCGACGACCTCGCCGACGCCGGGTACGCCGACGTGGAGGCGACGGTCACCGCGGAGGAGGACCTCGTCTTCTCCCTGCCGAAGGAGCTGCGGGAGGACGCCGCGGGCAACCGCGACGCCCGCGCGCTCGGCGGCCGCGGGCGCTGA
- a CDS encoding Lrp/AsnC family transcriptional regulator, which produces MAKARIPGDDDAARPHPEAPEQPWALDEIDEQLILLLERDGRMSYADLGVEVGLTPGGARARVKRLQERGVVRVIGVTSPRAVGLQSIASLQIEVSGDIDAVADRIAAFEGVRYVVLGSGRFSILVEAYATSPSGLFSLINRQIREIPGVAHIETFLYDSVHTHRPIFPLGTGR; this is translated from the coding sequence ATGGCGAAAGCACGCATCCCCGGCGACGACGACGCGGCGCGGCCGCACCCGGAGGCGCCCGAACAGCCGTGGGCGCTCGATGAGATCGACGAACAGCTGATCCTGCTGCTCGAACGCGACGGCCGCATGAGCTACGCGGATCTCGGGGTCGAGGTCGGATTGACCCCGGGCGGCGCCAGAGCGCGGGTGAAGCGGCTGCAGGAGCGGGGCGTGGTGCGCGTCATCGGCGTGACGAGCCCCCGGGCGGTGGGGCTGCAGAGCATCGCGAGCCTGCAGATCGAGGTGAGCGGCGACATCGACGCGGTGGCCGATCGGATCGCGGCGTTCGAGGGCGTGCGCTACGTGGTGCTCGGCTCCGGCCGCTTCAGCATCCTCGTGGAGGCCTATGCGACCTCGCCCTCCGGGCTGTTCTCGCTGATCAACCGGCAGATCCGGGAGATCCCCGGGGTCGCGCACATCGAGACCTTCCTGTACGACTCGGTGCACACCCACCGGCCGATCTTCCCGCTCGGCACGGGCCGGTAG
- the xseA gene encoding exodeoxyribonuclease VII large subunit: protein MAAAASNAPATREAPWPVGLMSEKIAAWVDRLGQVWVEGEITQWQLRGGHVYGKLRDLSQDATVSFTVWRSVAQRLTSEFAQGDRVIALVKPNFWVKGGSLTVQVFELSHVGIGELLERLERLRRQLQSEGLFAPERKRPLPFLPNLIGLVTGRDSDAEKDVIRNATLRWPGVRFALHYAAVQGERAAAEVAAGIEALDRDPEVDIIVVARGGGDFQNLLPFSDERVLRAAAAATTPLVSAIGHEADRPLLDEVADLRASTPTDAAKRIVPDVGEELAGLDQARARMSARLGQLLSHEADRIAQLRGRPVLAAPERIVDERAEELVRWIARGTELADRAVEDRTRGLAEARARLSALSPRATLERGYAIAQLADEAGGAGPVLRDPVDAPEGTAIRLSLAGGRLAVTSAAAADG, encoded by the coding sequence ATGGCAGCAGCGGCATCGAACGCGCCGGCGACGCGCGAAGCCCCCTGGCCCGTCGGGCTCATGAGCGAGAAGATCGCCGCCTGGGTCGACCGTCTCGGCCAGGTGTGGGTCGAGGGCGAGATCACCCAGTGGCAGCTGCGCGGCGGCCACGTGTACGGCAAGCTCCGTGACCTCTCGCAGGACGCGACGGTCAGCTTCACCGTGTGGCGCTCCGTCGCGCAGCGCCTGACGAGCGAGTTCGCGCAGGGCGACCGGGTGATCGCACTCGTGAAGCCGAACTTCTGGGTGAAGGGCGGCTCCCTGACCGTGCAGGTCTTCGAGCTCTCGCACGTCGGCATCGGCGAGCTGCTCGAACGGCTCGAGCGGCTCCGCCGCCAGCTGCAGTCCGAAGGGCTCTTCGCCCCCGAGCGCAAGCGCCCCCTGCCCTTCCTCCCGAACCTCATCGGGCTCGTGACGGGCCGCGACTCGGACGCCGAGAAGGACGTGATCCGCAACGCGACGCTGCGCTGGCCCGGGGTGCGCTTCGCGCTCCACTACGCGGCCGTGCAGGGCGAGCGCGCGGCCGCGGAGGTCGCGGCGGGCATCGAGGCGCTGGATCGCGATCCCGAGGTCGACATCATCGTGGTCGCCCGCGGCGGCGGCGACTTCCAGAACCTCCTGCCGTTCAGCGACGAGCGGGTGCTCCGCGCCGCGGCCGCGGCGACGACACCGCTCGTGAGCGCGATCGGGCACGAGGCGGATCGCCCCTTGCTCGACGAGGTCGCGGACCTGCGGGCATCGACGCCGACGGATGCCGCGAAGCGGATCGTCCCCGACGTCGGCGAGGAGCTGGCGGGCCTCGATCAGGCCAGAGCGCGCATGAGCGCTCGGCTCGGACAGCTGCTCTCCCACGAGGCCGACCGCATCGCCCAGCTGCGCGGCAGGCCCGTGCTCGCCGCGCCCGAGCGCATCGTCGACGAGCGGGCCGAGGAGCTCGTGCGCTGGATCGCGCGCGGCACCGAGCTCGCGGATCGGGCCGTCGAGGACCGGACACGGGGGCTCGCGGAGGCGCGGGCGCGACTGTCCGCCCTCTCCCCTCGGGCCACGCTCGAACGCGGCTACGCGATCGCGCAGCTCGCCGACGAGGCCGGCGGCGCGGGCCCCGTGCTCCGCGACCCGGTGGATGCCCCCGAGGGCACGGCGATCCGCCTCTCGCTCGCGGGGGGCCGCCTCGCGGTGACCTCCGCGGCTGCCGCGGACGGGTGA
- the fbaA gene encoding class II fructose-bisphosphate aldolase: MPVATPEQYAAMIDAAKTNAFAFPAVNVSSSQTLNAAIQGFAEAGSDGIIQVSFGGADYFAGHTVQNRAGGAIAFAKYAEEVAKAYDITVALHTDHCPKQHLENFVLPLVAASEERVEAGGLPYFQSHMWDGSAVPLPENLEIAQQLLPRLAAIGVILEVEIGVVGGEEDGISHEINDQLYTTLDDAVATVEALGLGEQGRYLTALTFGNVHGVYKPGGVRLRPELLAEIQEGLQAKYGTGEKPLDLVFHGGSGSSAEEIAESVRNGVIKMNIDTDTQYAFTRPVVDYMLKNYDGVLKLDGEVGNKKQYDPRAWGKAAENGLAARVALAAEQLGSAGKSVSA, from the coding sequence ATGCCCGTCGCTACCCCGGAACAGTACGCAGCCATGATCGACGCCGCGAAGACGAACGCCTTCGCGTTCCCCGCGGTGAACGTCTCCAGCTCGCAGACCCTCAACGCGGCCATCCAGGGCTTCGCGGAGGCCGGATCGGACGGCATCATCCAGGTGAGCTTCGGCGGCGCCGACTACTTCGCCGGTCACACCGTGCAGAATCGGGCGGGCGGTGCGATCGCGTTCGCGAAGTACGCCGAGGAGGTCGCGAAGGCCTACGACATCACCGTGGCCCTCCACACCGATCACTGCCCGAAGCAGCACCTCGAGAACTTCGTGCTGCCGCTCGTGGCGGCGAGCGAGGAGCGGGTCGAGGCGGGCGGGCTCCCCTACTTCCAGTCGCACATGTGGGACGGTTCGGCGGTGCCGCTCCCCGAGAACCTGGAGATCGCGCAGCAGCTCCTCCCCCGTCTCGCGGCCATCGGCGTGATCCTCGAGGTCGAGATCGGCGTCGTGGGCGGCGAGGAGGATGGCATCAGCCACGAGATCAACGATCAGCTCTACACGACGCTCGACGATGCCGTCGCCACGGTGGAGGCGCTGGGGCTCGGCGAGCAGGGCCGCTACCTCACCGCCCTGACCTTCGGCAACGTGCACGGCGTCTACAAGCCGGGCGGCGTCCGCCTGCGCCCCGAGCTCCTCGCCGAGATCCAGGAGGGCCTGCAGGCGAAGTACGGCACGGGCGAGAAGCCGCTCGACCTCGTCTTCCACGGCGGCTCGGGCTCCTCCGCGGAGGAGATCGCGGAGTCCGTGCGCAACGGCGTCATCAAGATGAACATCGACACCGACACCCAGTACGCCTTCACCCGCCCCGTCGTCGATTACATGCTCAAGAACTACGACGGCGTGCTGAAGCTCGACGGCGAGGTCGGCAACAAGAAGCAGTACGATCCCCGCGCCTGGGGGAAGGCCGCGGAGAACGGGCTCGCCGCGCGCGTCGCGCTCGCGGCCGAGCAGCTCGGATCCGCTGGGAAGTCGGTGAGCGCGTAG
- a CDS encoding DUF6264 family protein, which produces MSDPQLPAPEDRRTPPAYGEYAPEGWEWKPEGAPPAGAGAARTAASTPAGSGGSPVPGVPHNLGARGGDGAAGAPAPAAPSTPAGDAPRSPTAAGSDPEPYRAAPPQQPAPRAPRDRAPGTEPGPRTGDRVVTILLLALGAFGALSMAQSMLGLAPSLAMILDAFDLQDVETPSWLGVLGSVSAIAIFALYAVSLIFSIQRMRARKITFWVPLTAGAIALIGIIVVTSVAMAAIPELMTALADPASTQQLLDYMAEMTQ; this is translated from the coding sequence GTGTCCGACCCGCAGCTCCCGGCACCGGAGGATCGCCGCACACCGCCCGCCTACGGCGAATACGCCCCTGAGGGCTGGGAATGGAAGCCGGAGGGCGCGCCGCCCGCCGGCGCCGGCGCCGCCCGGACCGCGGCGAGCACGCCCGCGGGCTCCGGGGGATCCCCGGTGCCCGGCGTGCCGCACAACCTCGGTGCGCGCGGCGGGGACGGTGCGGCGGGCGCACCGGCGCCCGCCGCACCCTCGACGCCCGCGGGCGATGCTCCGCGGAGCCCCACCGCCGCGGGATCCGATCCCGAGCCCTACCGCGCCGCGCCGCCGCAGCAGCCCGCGCCCCGCGCGCCCCGGGACCGTGCCCCGGGCACCGAGCCCGGGCCCCGCACCGGGGACCGCGTCGTCACGATCCTGCTCCTCGCGCTCGGCGCCTTCGGCGCGCTCAGCATGGCCCAGTCGATGCTCGGCCTCGCCCCGAGCCTCGCGATGATCCTCGACGCCTTCGATCTGCAGGACGTCGAGACGCCCTCCTGGCTCGGCGTCCTCGGCTCCGTGAGCGCCATCGCGATCTTCGCGCTCTACGCCGTCAGCCTCATCTTCTCGATCCAGCGCATGCGCGCGCGGAAGATCACGTTCTGGGTGCCGTTGACGGCCGGGGCGATCGCCCTCATCGGCATCATCGTCGTGACCTCGGTCGCGATGGCGGCGATCCCCGAGCTGATGACGGCGCTCGCCGATCCGGCATCCACGCAGCAGCTGCTCGACTACATGGCGGAGATGACGCAGTAG